From Polaribacter butkevichii, a single genomic window includes:
- a CDS encoding ribbon-helix-helix domain-containing protein yields MAIQSISFTQPNDEWLKSQVDTKEYSSKSELVNDLIRQARKQQRQIDWISAKLEKAENNGFTNLSKEQILAESKSLI; encoded by the coding sequence ATGGCTATACAAAGTATTTCATTTACTCAACCTAATGATGAGTGGTTAAAAAGTCAAGTTGACACAAAAGAGTATTCTTCCAAAAGCGAACTTGTAAACGATTTAATTAGACAAGCAAGAAAACAGCAAAGACAAATTGACTGGATAAGTGCTAAATTAGAAAAAGCTGAAAATAACGGATTTACGAATTTAAGTAAAGAACAAATATTAGCAGAATCTAAGTCGTTAATTTAA